From a region of the Chitinophaga caseinilytica genome:
- a CDS encoding TonB-dependent receptor: MKKQLLFLCAVMLLAVRLAGQDRQVKGTVTDAAGKTPLPGATVSVPGTPAGTTTDNNGHFTLRLPAGAGKITVSMLNYASQTLDVTPGQAVEVSLVTNTRELDETVVVGYGRQKKKDLTGAVATISAKDVGGRQTLKVSDALQGAMAGVSVTRSSGSPGGGSSILIRGITTIGTNGPLVIVDGVPVSSVDNVNPNDVESLSVLKDAASASIYGSRGAAGVILITTKRAGNGRPSLEYNYEYGAQKATAMPKYVGPQDYMRYFNEQAVNDGAASGAYAQPFIDAYLDSNRVNPDEFPVTDWEKSLLRHRTAPRQRHEVIFTSGTDKLKTKASLSYSKAGAFYDNYDFERYLLRVNNDLQINSKLSAGLDIFYKRTEENSPNTDPIYLSRIMPGIYDDYYSDGRFAISKDGRNPVAQLYGGGFNRDRYNQIGGRLLFNFRPVDGLTLTAQVAPTFDMDKFKNFSTQIKFTNPNGSPSTVVNQPRTTLGESRNENISINGQLLANYARSLRGGHDIDVLAGYEENYNNYESLSAGRSGFPLTGYPYLNAGSIELRTNSGAASESALRSFFGRLKYAYKGKYLVQGNLRYDKSSRFGKAYRGAVFPSVSAGWTVSEESFLKGASWLSFLKVRGSWGEAGNERIGNYPYQATLDFTNALFYQSGGVVPLSGAGQQVYAVENISWETTRTSDIGIDAAFLDSRLNISAGYFKKSTFDILLPLDIPLYIGYDKPNQNAGTLHVKGWELDVNWRDQIGKVRYSIGANFSDARSRIGDLKGTEFRGDQIIRNGSEYNEWFGYVSNGLFQTPEEVTAGPVMGANTKPGDVRYVDMNKDGVITPDDKILLGGALPRYLYGGNVRADYMGFDAGLTFQGIGKKLSRLGTDIVQPFAEAFGNVPQEMVGKFWSKNNTAEQNLQATYPRLSRTSNGNNYTLSDYWLKSGAYFRLKNATVGYTLREQLLKTVGVQSLRVYLSANDFLSFSKLPKYLDPEAGSYSYPIVATFMVGAIVKF; this comes from the coding sequence ATGAAAAAGCAACTACTCTTCCTTTGCGCCGTGATGTTGCTGGCCGTTAGGCTGGCGGGCCAGGACCGGCAGGTCAAAGGCACGGTGACCGACGCTGCCGGCAAAACGCCGTTGCCCGGGGCCACCGTCTCCGTTCCGGGCACACCGGCCGGCACCACCACAGACAATAACGGTCATTTTACCCTCCGCCTTCCCGCCGGCGCAGGCAAGATCACCGTTTCGATGCTCAACTATGCCTCCCAAACGCTGGACGTTACGCCAGGCCAGGCGGTCGAAGTTTCCCTCGTCACCAACACCCGCGAGCTGGATGAAACGGTGGTGGTGGGTTACGGCCGGCAGAAGAAAAAAGACCTCACGGGCGCCGTGGCCACCATCAGCGCCAAAGACGTGGGCGGCCGGCAGACGCTGAAAGTCTCCGATGCCCTGCAGGGCGCCATGGCCGGCGTGTCCGTCACCCGCAGCAGCGGCTCCCCGGGCGGAGGCTCCTCCATCCTCATCCGCGGCATCACCACCATCGGAACGAACGGCCCGCTGGTGATCGTAGACGGCGTGCCCGTTTCCAGCGTAGACAACGTAAACCCTAACGATGTGGAAAGCTTGTCTGTCCTCAAAGACGCGGCCTCCGCCTCCATCTATGGCTCCCGCGGCGCGGCCGGCGTGATCCTCATCACCACCAAACGCGCCGGCAACGGGCGCCCCAGCCTCGAATACAACTACGAATACGGCGCCCAGAAAGCCACGGCCATGCCCAAATACGTGGGCCCGCAGGATTATATGCGCTACTTCAACGAACAGGCCGTAAACGACGGCGCCGCTTCCGGCGCTTATGCACAGCCGTTCATCGATGCTTATCTCGACAGCAATCGCGTCAACCCCGACGAATTCCCCGTGACCGATTGGGAGAAATCGCTCCTCCGCCACCGCACCGCGCCGCGGCAGCGCCATGAAGTCATTTTCACTTCGGGAACGGATAAGCTCAAGACCAAAGCCTCCCTCAGTTACTCGAAAGCAGGCGCGTTTTACGATAACTATGATTTCGAAAGGTATTTGCTGCGCGTCAACAACGACCTGCAGATCAATTCGAAGCTTTCCGCCGGCCTGGACATTTTCTACAAACGGACGGAAGAGAATTCCCCCAACACCGATCCCATTTACCTGAGCCGCATCATGCCCGGTATTTACGACGATTATTACAGCGACGGGCGTTTCGCCATTTCCAAAGACGGCCGCAACCCCGTGGCACAACTCTATGGCGGCGGCTTCAACCGCGACCGCTACAACCAGATCGGCGGGCGGCTCTTGTTCAATTTCAGGCCGGTGGATGGATTGACGCTCACGGCACAGGTGGCGCCGACGTTCGACATGGATAAATTCAAGAATTTTTCCACCCAGATCAAATTCACGAACCCGAACGGATCTCCCAGCACCGTGGTTAACCAGCCGCGCACCACGCTCGGCGAATCGCGGAACGAGAACATTTCCATCAACGGGCAGCTCCTCGCCAATTACGCCCGCAGTTTGCGCGGCGGCCACGACATCGATGTGCTGGCGGGATACGAAGAAAATTACAATAACTATGAATCGCTGAGCGCGGGCCGCAGCGGGTTTCCGCTGACGGGGTACCCCTATCTCAACGCCGGCTCCATCGAGCTGCGCACGAATTCCGGCGCGGCATCGGAATCTGCGCTCCGCTCGTTTTTCGGCAGGCTGAAATATGCGTATAAAGGGAAGTACCTGGTGCAGGGGAACCTCCGGTACGATAAATCTTCCCGCTTCGGCAAAGCTTACCGCGGCGCGGTTTTCCCTTCCGTTTCGGCAGGATGGACGGTTTCCGAAGAATCGTTCCTGAAGGGCGCCAGCTGGCTGTCGTTCCTGAAAGTGCGCGGCAGCTGGGGCGAAGCCGGCAATGAAAGGATCGGCAATTACCCCTACCAGGCCACGCTCGATTTCACCAACGCCCTATTCTACCAAAGCGGCGGCGTAGTGCCGCTGAGCGGCGCGGGCCAGCAGGTATATGCCGTCGAGAATATTTCCTGGGAAACCACCCGCACGTCAGACATCGGTATCGACGCGGCGTTCCTCGATAGCCGGCTCAACATTTCCGCCGGCTACTTCAAAAAATCGACTTTCGACATCCTCCTCCCGCTCGATATTCCTTTATATATCGGCTACGACAAACCCAATCAGAACGCCGGCACTCTGCATGTGAAAGGCTGGGAACTGGATGTGAACTGGAGAGACCAGATCGGAAAAGTCCGCTATTCCATCGGCGCCAACTTCTCCGACGCCCGCTCGCGCATCGGCGACCTGAAAGGCACCGAGTTCCGCGGCGATCAGATCATCCGCAACGGCTCGGAGTATAACGAATGGTTCGGATATGTGTCGAACGGACTGTTCCAAACACCGGAAGAAGTAACGGCCGGCCCCGTGATGGGCGCCAACACCAAGCCCGGCGACGTCCGTTATGTGGATATGAACAAAGACGGGGTGATTACGCCGGACGACAAGATCCTCCTCGGCGGCGCGCTGCCCCGTTACCTCTATGGCGGCAACGTGCGGGCGGATTACATGGGATTCGACGCGGGGCTTACGTTCCAGGGCATCGGGAAAAAACTGAGCCGTTTGGGGACAGACATCGTGCAACCGTTCGCCGAAGCTTTCGGGAACGTGCCGCAGGAAATGGTCGGCAAGTTCTGGAGCAAAAACAATACGGCGGAGCAAAACCTCCAGGCCACCTATCCCCGCCTGTCGAGAACGTCTAACGGGAATAATTACACGCTGTCTGACTACTGGCTGAAAAGCGGCGCCTACTTCCGCCTGAAAAACGCGACGGTGGGTTACACCTTGCGGGAGCAATTGTTGAAGACGGTTGGGGTGCAGTCGCTGCGGGTGTACCTGTCCGCCAACGATTTCCTTTCCTTCAGCAAATTGCCCAAATACCTCGATCCCGAGGCCGGCAGTTACAGCTATCCCATTGTGGCCACATTTATGGTGGGCGCCATCGTCAAATTCTAA
- a CDS encoding RagB/SusD family nutrient uptake outer membrane protein, with amino-acid sequence MKKTLSIICLAAGLASCAKLDLTPPSEPSTGGFYSNQTELELAVNDLYRLPFWGNDNELFTDNDWHRAQLTNAVIGGTMNAEDASVQTYWLNAYKAIARANSYLANMQRAAATTPAAVMTRLEAEMRLIRAYQYARLIARFGDVPFITKPLTLEESGGITRTSQSTVLDFVFAELDWAADNLPATYGAGEVKRLTKGAALAIKARTALYAGKWAEAKTAADKVMQLANTGVYKLEEKYDQLFLKAGETSKEIILSIPRDEKQQVFNGAGFVQDYICRNAGGFGAWLPTRDIVDAYECTDGKPIDESASYDPQHPFQNRDPRLTMTIVEFGTPWLGFSYQPHPDSLTTRNFKTGGMVPNFDNRAVRPFASYTGFLWKKGSIRPGQTGWWKITTPSLSVSPKYC; translated from the coding sequence GTGAAAAAGACATTATCCATCATATGCCTGGCCGCGGGGCTCGCTTCCTGCGCCAAACTGGACCTTACACCACCGTCGGAACCCTCTACCGGCGGGTTCTATTCCAACCAGACCGAGCTGGAACTGGCCGTGAACGACCTGTACCGGCTGCCGTTCTGGGGGAACGACAATGAGCTGTTTACCGACAACGACTGGCACCGCGCGCAACTGACCAATGCCGTAATCGGCGGTACCATGAACGCGGAAGACGCCAGCGTGCAAACGTACTGGCTGAATGCCTACAAGGCTATCGCCCGGGCCAATTCTTACCTGGCGAATATGCAGCGCGCCGCCGCCACCACGCCCGCTGCGGTAATGACGCGACTCGAAGCCGAGATGCGCCTCATCCGGGCTTATCAATACGCACGCCTCATCGCCAGGTTCGGCGATGTTCCGTTCATCACGAAGCCGCTGACGTTGGAGGAATCCGGCGGCATTACGCGCACTTCGCAAAGTACCGTGCTCGATTTCGTGTTCGCAGAGCTGGATTGGGCGGCAGACAATCTGCCCGCCACATACGGAGCAGGCGAAGTGAAACGCCTGACGAAGGGCGCCGCGCTGGCCATCAAAGCCCGTACGGCATTGTACGCAGGGAAATGGGCGGAAGCGAAAACCGCGGCAGACAAGGTGATGCAACTCGCCAATACCGGTGTGTACAAGCTGGAAGAGAAATACGACCAGCTTTTCCTGAAAGCCGGGGAAACCAGCAAGGAGATCATCCTCAGCATTCCCCGCGACGAAAAGCAGCAAGTGTTCAACGGCGCGGGGTTCGTACAGGATTATATCTGCCGGAATGCCGGCGGCTTCGGCGCATGGCTCCCCACCCGCGACATCGTGGACGCTTACGAATGTACGGACGGCAAACCCATCGACGAATCGGCGTCCTACGATCCGCAACATCCTTTCCAAAACCGCGATCCCCGGCTTACGATGACCATCGTCGAATTCGGGACGCCCTGGCTCGGGTTCTCCTATCAGCCGCACCCGGATTCGCTTACAACCCGCAATTTCAAAACCGGCGGCATGGTCCCCAATTTCGACAACCGCGCCGTACGCCCCTTTGCCAGCTACACTGGCTTTCTCTGGAAAAAGGGATCGATCAGACCTGGGCAGACAGGCTGGTGGAAGATAACGACGCCATCATTATCCGTTTCGCCGAAATACTGCTGA
- a CDS encoding alpha/beta hydrolase produces the protein MRKLALGLMLLTGTVSAQETILLYGGKVPGMLPAAAAAKENVRTDKTVGLLVSNITQPSLEVFAPEKGNANGTAVIICPGGGYGVLLLGREGRDVARAFVQAGVTAFVLKYRLPSAQLIAEPAQAPLQDAQEAIRIVRSKAADWKLDTTRIGIMGFSAGGHLAATAGTHFKGNAGNVRPDFMLLVNPVISFTDSIGHAGSRRNLLGDAPGNALVESFSNELQVDGRTPPAFLVHAGDDSVVGEQNSIQFYLALRAHKIPASLHIYQKGEHGFLKEPSFDEWFGRCLFWMRQAGWLH, from the coding sequence ATGCGCAAGTTGGCTTTGGGGCTAATGCTGTTGACCGGCACCGTTTCCGCGCAGGAAACGATTTTGCTCTATGGCGGAAAAGTGCCCGGAATGCTGCCGGCCGCCGCTGCTGCGAAAGAGAACGTGCGTACCGATAAAACGGTGGGACTGCTCGTGTCCAACATCACCCAACCGTCGCTGGAGGTATTTGCCCCTGAAAAAGGGAACGCCAACGGCACGGCGGTTATTATTTGTCCGGGTGGCGGATATGGCGTGCTGCTCCTTGGCCGCGAAGGCCGCGATGTGGCCAGGGCTTTTGTGCAGGCGGGTGTCACGGCTTTCGTGCTCAAATACCGGTTGCCCAGCGCCCAACTCATCGCGGAGCCCGCGCAGGCGCCATTGCAGGACGCGCAGGAAGCCATTCGTATCGTTCGGTCGAAGGCGGCGGATTGGAAGTTAGATACCACCAGGATTGGGATCATGGGTTTTTCCGCCGGTGGACATTTAGCGGCCACGGCAGGTACGCATTTCAAGGGGAATGCGGGAAATGTTCGCCCGGATTTCATGTTGCTCGTGAACCCTGTCATCAGTTTCACGGATAGTATCGGCCATGCCGGATCGCGGCGGAATTTGCTCGGCGATGCACCGGGAAATGCTTTGGTAGAAAGCTTTTCGAATGAATTACAGGTGGATGGGCGCACCCCGCCCGCGTTTCTCGTACATGCGGGCGACGATTCCGTGGTCGGTGAGCAGAACAGTATCCAGTTTTACCTGGCGCTCCGGGCGCACAAAATCCCGGCATCGCTGCATATTTATCAGAAAGGGGAACATGGGTTCCTGAAGGAGCCGTCGTTCGACGAATGGTTCGGCCGTTGCCTGTTCTGGATGCGGCAGGCGGGTTGGTTACATTGA
- a CDS encoding TetR/AcrR family transcriptional regulator — protein MDTKSRILETALALYNEQGIQSVTSRHIAAEMGISPGNLHYHFRHTDDIIVALYEALSAQMDALVLEMERIENARPEALLDFAEHTFPVVFKYRFIFLHFPEIGLRVPSVKKQYTELVKRREKEFLSFFRAWQEKGIFRKDVPPQILQTLVTQIFLAGDYWLSHNELTARLKGKEAARAYRQVFAGLFWPYLTEKGRKKFSM, from the coding sequence ATGGACACCAAATCCAGGATCCTCGAAACAGCATTGGCGCTGTATAACGAACAAGGGATACAAAGCGTCACCAGCAGGCACATCGCCGCCGAAATGGGCATCAGTCCGGGCAACCTGCATTATCATTTCCGGCATACGGACGATATCATCGTGGCCCTCTACGAGGCGCTTTCCGCACAAATGGACGCGCTGGTACTGGAGATGGAGCGGATCGAAAACGCCCGGCCGGAAGCTTTGCTGGATTTCGCGGAGCATACGTTCCCGGTGGTTTTCAAGTATCGCTTTATCTTCCTGCACTTCCCGGAAATCGGGCTGCGCGTGCCTTCCGTCAAGAAACAATACACGGAACTGGTGAAACGGAGGGAAAAGGAGTTTTTATCGTTTTTCAGGGCCTGGCAGGAAAAGGGCATCTTCCGGAAAGATGTGCCCCCTCAAATCCTGCAAACGCTCGTCACCCAGATATTTCTTGCAGGAGATTACTGGCTTTCCCACAACGAGCTCACCGCCCGGCTCAAAGGCAAAGAGGCCGCCAGGGCTTACCGGCAGGTTTTCGCGGGCCTTTTCTGGCCCTATCTCACCGAAAAAGGGAGGAAGAAATTTTCAATGTAA
- a CDS encoding RagB/SusD family nutrient uptake outer membrane protein has translation MEDNDAIIIRFAEILLTYAEAKIELGEGDASVREALNRVRARAYSVAVTDIANYPSVTTADLAELKKIVRRERRVELAKEGLRYMDLIRWRLAEKVLTRPVIGLPDPANQNRAKWPFPGVTPLDNDGIADYSSFGADVKILVERKFDKSKQYLWPIPAVERRVNPAITQNEHY, from the coding sequence GTGGAAGATAACGACGCCATCATTATCCGTTTCGCCGAAATACTGCTGACCTATGCAGAAGCCAAAATCGAGCTCGGCGAAGGCGATGCATCCGTCCGCGAGGCGCTCAACCGCGTGAGGGCACGGGCTTACAGTGTAGCCGTTACCGATATAGCGAACTATCCTTCCGTTACCACCGCCGATCTTGCCGAACTGAAAAAAATCGTGCGCAGGGAAAGAAGGGTGGAGCTGGCGAAGGAAGGCCTCCGCTACATGGACCTCATCCGCTGGCGGCTGGCGGAAAAAGTCCTGACCAGGCCGGTGATCGGCCTCCCCGACCCCGCCAATCAAAACCGCGCCAAATGGCCCTTCCCCGGCGTCACCCCGCTGGATAACGACGGCATCGCCGACTATTCTTCTTTTGGGGCAGACGTGAAAATACTGGTGGAAAGGAAATTCGATAAATCGAAGCAATACCTCTGGCCGATACCTGCCGTAGAAAGACGCGTGAACCCGGCCATCACCCAGAACGAGCATTACTGA
- a CDS encoding MFS transporter translates to MQTEKPALRALFSAPVIVAALGYFVDIYDLLLFGIVRIPSLRDLGLSEAAISGEGASILNWQMTGLLLGGILWGVLGDRKGRLSVLFGSIITYSLANFACGFVQDVPQYKILRFIAGVGLAGELGAGITLVSESLPKHLRALGASLVAGVGLLGAVAAYFTVELFSWRNAYFAGGALGAMLLLLRIGVFESGLYVNMKDMTGVRKGSFLSFFTRKDRLVRYLKCIGIGLPTWYVIGILSTFSNEFGKALGIVEEVKPGLAVMWCYVGLAGGDLLSGYISYRMQSRRKAVMLLMGFTFAGSVIFLYAGINTAAMLYFATLWLGFGIGYWAMFVTIGAEQFGTNIRATAATTIPNMVRGTVVAMTLSYGFLKPLVHEVNAAAIVGAVCFAIGFYSIFTIDETHHRDLDFVEEH, encoded by the coding sequence ATGCAAACAGAAAAACCTGCCCTTCGCGCACTGTTTTCCGCACCCGTGATCGTAGCGGCGCTGGGATATTTCGTGGACATATACGACCTGCTGCTGTTCGGCATTGTGCGCATCCCGAGCCTGCGCGACCTGGGGCTGAGCGAAGCCGCCATTTCCGGAGAAGGCGCTTCCATCCTCAACTGGCAGATGACCGGACTGCTGCTCGGAGGCATTCTCTGGGGTGTGCTCGGCGACCGGAAAGGCCGGCTGTCGGTGCTTTTCGGGTCGATCATCACTTATTCGCTGGCCAATTTCGCCTGCGGTTTTGTGCAGGACGTGCCGCAATACAAAATCCTCCGGTTCATTGCCGGTGTGGGCTTGGCCGGGGAGCTCGGGGCGGGGATCACGCTCGTATCCGAAAGCCTGCCGAAACATCTGCGGGCGCTGGGTGCCTCGCTCGTAGCGGGTGTGGGATTACTTGGCGCAGTGGCGGCCTACTTTACCGTGGAGCTGTTCAGCTGGCGGAACGCGTATTTCGCAGGCGGCGCGCTCGGGGCGATGTTATTGCTCCTGCGCATCGGGGTGTTCGAATCCGGTTTGTATGTGAACATGAAAGATATGACGGGCGTGCGGAAAGGGAGCTTCCTGTCGTTCTTCACGCGGAAAGACAGACTGGTCCGCTACCTGAAATGCATCGGGATCGGGTTGCCCACCTGGTACGTGATCGGCATACTTTCGACCTTCAGCAATGAATTCGGAAAAGCCCTGGGCATCGTGGAAGAAGTGAAACCGGGGCTGGCCGTGATGTGGTGTTACGTAGGCCTCGCGGGCGGCGACCTGCTCAGCGGCTACATCAGCTACCGGATGCAATCGCGGCGGAAAGCGGTGATGCTGTTGATGGGATTTACTTTCGCGGGAAGCGTGATTTTCCTCTACGCCGGTATCAATACCGCCGCCATGCTCTACTTTGCTACGCTGTGGCTGGGTTTCGGGATCGGGTATTGGGCGATGTTCGTGACCATCGGGGCAGAACAGTTCGGTACCAATATACGCGCCACGGCCGCTACCACCATTCCCAACATGGTGCGGGGCACCGTTGTGGCGATGACCTTATCCTACGGATTCCTCAAACCGCTGGTGCATGAAGTGAACGCCGCGGCCATCGTGGGCGCCGTCTGCTTCGCGATCGGGTTTTATTCCATCTTTACGATCGACGAAACCCATCACCGCGATCTCGATTTCGTGGAAGAACATTAA
- a CDS encoding family 78 glycoside hydrolase catalytic domain, translated as MQSKWMFLALMLCAQITFAQSAAVSAVELSCEYRSNPLGIDAPAPRLSWMIGGNGRDLRQSAYEIIVSSNMQGNGDAWRSGKINSTENIHIPYAGTPLRSFTRYWWKVRVFDDKGRASAWSQPAWFETAAMRPEDWSASWIGDGSGVPEKPQDFYAEDPMPLLRKQFTASGKIVSARLYITGLGYYEAYVNGKKVGDQVLDPGWTTYNKRILYAVHDVTPMLQSGENAMGIMLGNGWYNPLPLRMWGSRNWRDFLQTGRPIANAMLRITYANGKTETIGTDGSWKTAPGPVVRNNVYLGEQYDARREIRNWAALQPAGTWKDAVPAAGPQGRMEAQGQPPIRITKTLKPVRIKEVKPGVFLADMGQNFAGAVRLRVQGPAGKEIVLRYGEDTLKDGQLNVMTAVAGQIKGGNGGPGAPHIAWQEDSYILKGGGLETWHPRFTFHGFRYVEISGWPGKPGTGDIDGLRMSADLPATGSFSSSNKMLDRLDEVIRWTFLSNVFSIQSDCPAREKLAYSGDILCSAGSFMHHFGMPAFYVKTIRDHIDAQRPMGGIPETAPYVGIADAGPGDGSGPMGWQAGFPFLIKRMYEHYGDKGIVEESYPAMKKQLEFLRKRATGNLFEKEDLGDHEGLDDREVPLTASIFYYLTAKMMADFAAVLNKTEDAADYAKLRDDIRLAIQSKFFNSATGEFRKGTQTAQSMALWAGIPQGDDDGKTQQALLRAIENKDSHLSTGIFGTKMMFDVLRERNLNDVAYKIADQRTFPGWGHMIENGATTLWETWKYSDNTYSQNHPMFGSIGEWFYRSLLGINAAAPGFRKIIIKPQPAGNLTFAKGHIQSMYGKIASEWNIRNGVYTLKTTIPGNTTAEVYIPQQFGTVVKESGKPLQPARTENGYAVFTTGSGNYVFTVSK; from the coding sequence ATGCAATCGAAATGGATGTTCCTGGCGCTGATGCTGTGCGCCCAAATCACGTTCGCGCAATCTGCCGCGGTTTCGGCCGTGGAACTGAGTTGCGAATACCGAAGCAATCCCCTCGGCATAGACGCGCCCGCTCCCCGGCTGAGCTGGATGATCGGAGGGAACGGCCGCGATCTCCGGCAGTCGGCTTATGAAATCATCGTCAGCTCAAATATGCAGGGAAATGGCGATGCATGGCGCTCCGGCAAAATCAATTCCACCGAAAACATCCATATCCCCTACGCAGGCACGCCTTTGCGGAGCTTCACGCGGTATTGGTGGAAAGTAAGGGTGTTCGATGACAAGGGCCGCGCATCCGCCTGGAGTCAGCCAGCCTGGTTCGAAACGGCGGCGATGCGGCCGGAAGACTGGTCGGCCAGCTGGATCGGCGACGGCAGCGGCGTTCCCGAAAAGCCACAGGATTTTTACGCCGAAGATCCCATGCCGCTGTTGAGAAAGCAATTCACCGCATCCGGGAAAATCGTTTCAGCCCGGTTGTACATCACGGGCCTTGGCTATTATGAAGCCTACGTCAACGGAAAAAAAGTAGGCGACCAGGTGCTCGATCCGGGATGGACGACCTACAACAAAAGAATCCTCTATGCCGTGCACGACGTTACGCCGATGTTACAGTCCGGCGAAAACGCCATGGGCATCATGCTGGGCAACGGATGGTACAATCCGCTGCCACTGCGGATGTGGGGCTCCCGGAACTGGAGAGATTTTTTACAGACCGGCCGCCCCATCGCCAATGCGATGCTCCGCATCACCTACGCGAACGGTAAAACCGAGACCATCGGCACCGACGGCTCCTGGAAAACCGCGCCCGGGCCTGTTGTCCGCAACAACGTGTACCTCGGGGAGCAGTACGATGCGCGCCGCGAAATCAGGAACTGGGCAGCGTTGCAGCCCGCGGGAACCTGGAAGGACGCAGTGCCGGCAGCCGGGCCGCAAGGCAGGATGGAAGCCCAGGGGCAGCCGCCCATCCGCATCACGAAAACATTGAAGCCCGTCCGCATAAAAGAAGTGAAGCCCGGCGTTTTTCTCGCAGATATGGGACAGAATTTCGCCGGCGCCGTGCGCCTGCGCGTGCAGGGGCCCGCGGGGAAGGAGATCGTATTGCGGTATGGAGAAGATACTTTGAAAGATGGACAACTGAACGTAATGACGGCAGTTGCCGGCCAGATCAAAGGTGGGAACGGCGGCCCCGGGGCGCCGCACATCGCCTGGCAGGAAGACAGCTATATATTAAAAGGCGGCGGCCTCGAAACCTGGCACCCGCGGTTTACCTTCCACGGTTTCAGGTACGTGGAAATTTCCGGATGGCCGGGGAAACCGGGGACAGGGGATATCGACGGACTTCGGATGAGCGCCGACCTCCCGGCTACAGGCAGTTTCAGCTCGTCCAACAAAATGCTGGACCGGCTGGATGAAGTGATCCGGTGGACGTTCCTCAGCAATGTATTCAGCATTCAATCCGATTGCCCCGCGCGGGAAAAACTCGCGTATTCCGGCGATATCCTTTGCAGTGCGGGTTCGTTCATGCATCATTTCGGGATGCCCGCTTTTTATGTCAAAACCATCCGTGACCATATCGACGCGCAGCGGCCGATGGGCGGCATTCCGGAAACCGCGCCCTATGTCGGCATCGCAGACGCAGGCCCCGGCGACGGTTCCGGCCCGATGGGCTGGCAGGCCGGTTTCCCGTTCCTCATCAAAAGAATGTACGAGCATTACGGCGATAAAGGGATCGTGGAAGAAAGCTATCCGGCGATGAAAAAGCAGCTCGAATTCCTCCGGAAACGCGCCACCGGGAACCTTTTCGAGAAGGAAGACCTTGGCGATCATGAAGGGCTCGACGACCGGGAGGTGCCTCTTACCGCATCCATTTTCTACTATCTGACCGCCAAAATGATGGCGGATTTCGCCGCAGTGCTCAACAAAACGGAAGATGCCGCCGATTACGCCAAACTCCGCGACGATATCCGCTTGGCCATCCAGTCGAAATTCTTCAATTCCGCTACCGGGGAATTCCGGAAAGGAACGCAAACAGCCCAGTCAATGGCGCTATGGGCGGGCATTCCGCAGGGCGATGATGATGGAAAAACACAACAGGCGCTGTTGCGGGCCATCGAGAACAAGGATTCCCATCTTTCCACCGGCATCTTCGGTACCAAGATGATGTTCGACGTGCTGCGGGAGCGGAATTTGAACGATGTGGCCTACAAAATCGCCGACCAGCGTACATTCCCGGGGTGGGGACATATGATCGAAAACGGCGCTACCACGCTGTGGGAAACCTGGAAATATTCAGACAATACCTATTCCCAAAACCATCCGATGTTCGGCTCTATCGGCGAATGGTTTTACCGTTCGCTGTTGGGGATCAATGCCGCGGCGCCCGGTTTCAGGAAGATCATCATCAAGCCGCAACCCGCCGGGAACCTGACTTTCGCGAAGGGGCATATCCAAAGCATGTACGGAAAGATCGCCAGTGAGTGGAACATCAGGAACGGTGTATATACCCTCAAAACCACGATCCCCGGCAACACAACGGCTGAAGTATACATCCCGCAGCAATTCGGAACGGTGGTGAAGGAAAGCGGAAAGCCACTGCAACCGGCACGAACGGAAAACGGGTACGCCGTATTCACGACGGGTTCGGGGAATTATGTTTTCACGGTTTCGAAATAA